GCATCGCGTCTTCGCGGCCACAGTGCGCGGCAACGAACGCTCCATGCGTCTCATTACTCGATCCGGATTCCGAGAGGAAGGTTCAATGCGGGAGGCGATTCTGCTTCGAGGTACGTTCGTCGACCTGCTCTGCTACTCGATGCTGGAGCAGGAGTATGTGGCGAGCTTGATATAGCCCGGCCGGCCGCAAGCCCACCGTAAACAGGTGGGCTTCAGCAGCATTTAGTCTACCATGTCGCCTTAAACTCCGTGGCGATCTTGGCGAAGATTTTGTAGCGGCGGTTCACTTCCTGCCAGTTGATGTTCTTGAGGAAGGCGTCGATATATTTCGCGCGCGCCGGCCCCTGGTCGTAGTAATAGGCATGCTCGTAGACATCGATTGCCAAGAGTGGGAATGTTCCCCACACGCCCCCTTGATTGTGAGCGTCCCCCGTGAAATTGTGAATGGCGTTTTCCACCGGGTCCCAGGCGGTCACTACCCAGCCGAGCGCGATCATCGCCGAGGCCTTGAAATCGGTCACCCAATTGTCGAACGAGCCGTACGATTTTTCGATATGCGCCAGAACCTCGCCCGAAGGTTTGCCGTCGCCGCCGAGGATATCCCAAAACAACTCATGCAACAACTGCCCCGCAGCGTTGAAGGTCTCGTGGCGTTTGAGCCCGCCAAACTCGGAATAGTTGGCGTTGGCCAGACTCTTGTCGGCTTTCGCCAGCTTCTCCATCACCTCATTGCGTTTCTTCACGTACCCGGCGTAGTGTGTGTCGTGGTGGAATGTATTGGTTTGCGCCGAGATGCCGTCGAGCTTGTCGTACGCATACGGAAGCGGTTTGACTTTGTAGCGATCCGCCATTTCAGACTCCTTGTTGTGGTATCAGCGATTCCCGAATCAGGCCGCGTCGCGAGTTGGCAAAGACCACCGCCAACACAGATGCGATGCCGGTTTTCGCTTATTTGCCGCGAGCAGCCATTACAATATCCGCTTTGGTTGTTCCAACTATCTCCACAAGTTCCTGCGTCTCTTTCGCCGGCACTTTGTGCCTGGCCAGAATCTCCTTGAAGATTGTCACCATCCGATCCCATTCTTTGGCGGTAATGTTGAGATGCACGTGAGAATCTTTCATGCTCCGACCCTGATATTGACAGGGCCCCCCGGTTACCTGACAGACAAGGGCCGTGACGTGATATTTCAGATACGGCGCCGGTACCCGCTTCCGTGCAGCGTCGATGGCCGGATTAGCGTTGAGAACCGTATCCGGCACCAGGGCATCGATGAAGTCGCTGACCACTACTGAGATCGGGGCCAGACCCCCCAGACGGTCATAGAGGGACGGCTGCTTTTCGTCTCCACCGGTCTGCGAAAGCGCCGGGCTGGCCATTCCCAGCACAATGGCCATAAAGGCCGGCGCGACGCACCGAATCGAACAACGTGTACGCATAATGAATAGCTCCTTCGACAGTTGGGGCGGGCGTCGCCACCCACAACGGTTTTGTCTTTCCTTGGCCCCAACGCAGGCCACTGAAAAGTTGACAGAGTCACGCAATACCGACCGGAAGAATATACGTGTGGTGGTATCCGTATGTCAATGAGAAATGGACTGTATTGAGCCACACAGTCCATGAAGGGCGACAACGCGTTACGGCTGTGGCATGTTCTGGCCAGGCTGGTTCAGTGTCCGCGCCCAGAGGTCGGCCGTGAAATCGGCCTGGTACGGATCGACGACCGTGGCACGGTAGAAATACTGCTCGGCGGTGGCCAATAGATTCCGGTCCGAGTTCGCTCTGGCCATCTGGAGGAAGAAATA
Above is a window of Candidatus Zixiibacteriota bacterium DNA encoding:
- a CDS encoding group 1 truncated hemoglobin codes for the protein MRTRCSIRCVAPAFMAIVLGMASPALSQTGGDEKQPSLYDRLGGLAPISVVVSDFIDALVPDTVLNANPAIDAARKRVPAPYLKYHVTALVCQVTGGPCQYQGRSMKDSHVHLNITAKEWDRMVTIFKEILARHKVPAKETQELVEIVGTTKADIVMAARGK
- a CDS encoding superoxide dismutase produces the protein MADRYKVKPLPYAYDKLDGISAQTNTFHHDTHYAGYVKKRNEVMEKLAKADKSLANANYSEFGGLKRHETFNAAGQLLHELFWDILGGDGKPSGEVLAHIEKSYGSFDNWVTDFKASAMIALGWVVTAWDPVENAIHNFTGDAHNQGGVWGTFPLLAIDVYEHAYYYDQGPARAKYIDAFLKNINWQEVNRRYKIFAKIATEFKATW